One window from the genome of Epinephelus moara isolate mb chromosome 5, YSFRI_EMoa_1.0, whole genome shotgun sequence encodes:
- the LOC126390625 gene encoding uncharacterized protein LOC126390625, which produces MRKRHPTAALITKNMDSTFALRRRELVNLEPPVKDTMERWPALFTEGQILAEFCRLSSKNLNTEFFKELDKYTPRFFEIFKSKGGSVGQKLQKYLQQVRPESTDITAKRTAVLRGLPVILGDENTDFFKTCFDCEDPDMSHTPIGILTIIPEDRQASPDSLHLESSGTAIILEGRIVMDDLGNLPHAMCLLFGLTYALNLEYPQQLKYTFDFIQRVLLSLGHKSLKPKIQSLKNLLMQ; this is translated from the exons ATGAGGAAACGGCATCCAACTGCTGCTCTGATAACCAAAAACATGGACTCTACTTTTGCCTTGAGAAGACGAGAGTTGGTGAACTTGGAGCCTCCAGTGAAAGACACAATGGAAAGGTGGCCAGCACTCTTTACAGAGGGTCAG ATTCTGGCAGAGTTCTGTCGCTTGTCAAGCAAAAACCTGAATACAGAATTCTTCAAAGAACTTGACAAATACACTCCTCGCTTCTTTGAGATTTTCAAGAGCAAGGGGGGAAGTGTTGGCCAGAAACTTCAGAAGTATCTGCAACAAGTCAGACCAGAG AGTACAGATATTACTGCGAAGCGAACGGCAGTCCTCCGTGGCCTTCCTGTGATCCTTGGAGATGAGAACACAGACTTCTTCAAGACATGCTTT GACTGCGAAGACCCAGACATGTCTCACACCCCCATTGGGATCCTGACCATCATTCCTGAGGACAGACAGGCCTCCCCTGACTCACTCCACCTTGAGTCTTCAGGTACTGCAATCATTTTGGAAGGAAGAATTGTCATGGATGACCTTGGAAATCTTCCACATGCCATGTGCTTGCTCTTTGGACTTACTTACGCTCTGAATTTGGAGTACCCTCAACAACTGAAGTACACCTTTGACTTCATCCAAAGGGTGCTTCTCTCACTTGGACATAAATCCctaaaaccaaaaatacaatCACTCAAAAATCTTCTGATGCAATGA